The following is a genomic window from Pelomonas sp. SE-A7.
GAGAGGTAGACGGTCGTGTCCTCCGCATCGGAGAAGCCGACCCGCCAGACCTTGCCTTCGTGGGCTCGGGTCTCCAGTGAGCGATCGACCAGTTCGGCCTGCACGGCCTTGCCCGGTCCCCGGTAGGAGGCCTCAGCCAGACTTTGGGCCAACGCCGCGTCGAGTTCAACGCGCTGACCGCTGCGGGCATCGATCAACTGCGTTGCCTTCTCGCCGACCAGCCGGTAGACAGGGCGATCGACCAACCAGCCGGTGGAGACGGTCTGGGACGGCTCGCGCGCTACGGTCAACAGACCGCTCACGGGCCGGGCATCGGACGGCCAGGGTTTCTTGGCGGCCACAGGTGCTCGGAACTCTCGTCCGCGCACCTTTTCTGCATCCAGCAGGCTCATCACGAAGCCGCTGCACATCCACAGCACGAACTGCAGGCCGATCAGCAGACCGATCCACTTATGAATCTTGCGCATCCAGGGAGTCATGCCTGCGCCCTCCGACGGAAGCTGTAGAACACCAGCCAGGCACCGCTCAGAGCGAACAGCAGGCCGACGCCGGCGGCGACGCGCAGCAGGCCGTTGTTGACGTCGTCACGGGTGTCGTAGTCCATGATGTGGAACATCCACAGGAAGTCGAACCAGCGCCACAGATCGTGGCGCCGCGCGAGCAGGTCACCGGTGTCCGGCGAGAAGTAGAGCGTCGAGTTCGCTCGGTCGTTGAACCGGACGGCCCACATCGGCACCGGTCGCTTGGCCACCTCTTGCGGCGCCTTGGTGATCCAGGTCACCTCGCGGATTTCTGCTTCGCCCTGGTAGATGTCCTTGGCGCGTGCCACGATTTGTTCGCGCGGCAACGGGTTCAGAAGCTCTCCAGTTCTGGCATCGACCAGGCTGGCCTTGCCATCGGCGCGCAGCTCGTAGACCTCCTTGCCGAGGAAATTCTTCAGCTTGAAGGACTCGAAGCCGGGACGCAGCTTGGCCAGTTGGTCGATGTCCAGGCGCTCGCCGCTGCGATTGAGCGGTGCGTCGAAGACATGGGCGAGATGATCTCCGTGGATGACGTCCAGGGAAATGACGGTCATGTAGACGCCACTGAGCATCCAGAGCAAGGCCTGGACGCCAATGACGAGGCCGATCCATTTGTGGGCTCGGCGGACCCAGAAGGGCAGGTTCATAGCTTGTGTCTCACAGCGGTTGATGCGCTCCCTGGGCACCGCAGGTCTGGCCTGCGGTGCCCTTGAGACTTACCAGCGATAGCCGGCCCGAACGTGCCAACGACGCCCCTGGAGGTCGTAGGTCATCGTGTCGGTGTTCGCATCCGTGTTGGACTTGATGAACGGTGCCTTCTTGTCGAACAGGTTGTCGATGCCGAACGCAAAGTCCAGCTGCTTGCTATAGGCGTACTTCACCTGGGCCGAGTGGTACGTCACCGTCGGCGCCTTGGCACCGATATCCGTCGCCGCAGCGTTGATGTCGTCGGCGGAGCCGATGTACTGGAGCGTGTACGAACCCGACCACGGTCCCTTGGCCAACGTCAGCGAGCTGAGCGAGCGCCACTGGGTGTAGCTGCCCCGACCGCCGGTGATCTTGCCGGTGTAGTCGATGGCGGCCGCGCCCGGGAACGGACGCACCTGGTAGTTCTTCAGGTGCGACAGCTCGGCGTTCAGCGTGGTCGTGAAGCCGGCCAGGTTGAACTCATACAGCGCGCCGACGTCGATGCCGGAGATCTTCTCGTCCGCAGCATTGACCGGCTGCGACGACAGGAAGTCGATCTCGCCGGTGGTCTTGTTGCGGGTAAAGCTGGATGGGTTGCAGAAGATGTGGGCCAGGCCCGGCGTGTTGTAGCAGGTGGCCAGCTTGGTCGAGCCGGCCACGCTCTGGATGGCGTTGGTGATCTTGATGCTGTAGTAGTCCAGCGTCAGGGTCAGCGTCTTCGCCGGGGACCAGACCGCACCGGCCGTGATCGTCTTCGCGTCCTCGGGCTCCAGCTTAGGATTGCCACCCACCGTCGTCAGGATGGTGTTACCCAACTGTTTGAAGCCGGCCGGCACGCTGGCGGCCTTGCAGTTCTGCGACACGATGGACGTGGTCGGCAGTGTGCTCCAGTTGCTGCAGGGATCGGTGGTCGTCAGATTGCCTTCGGACACACCGCCGTACAGCTCCGGGATGTTCGGCACACGGAAGGCCGACGAGACGTTGCCGCGCAGCTTCAGGCTGGGAACAACTTGCCAGTCCAAGCCCGCCTTGTAGGTGCTCTTGGAGCCGAACATGCTGTAGTCGGAGTAGCGTGCCGCCGTGTTGAATTGCAGTGACTCGACGAACGGGAGCTTCTTGAGCAGGGGAATGGCCAGTTCGGCGTAGACCTCGCGGGCGTCGTACGAGCCTGCAATCGGATCCGCCTTGTTGGTGTTGGCGACGCCCAGCACGGTCAGGTTGTCGGGATTGCGCCAGCCGCTTTCCTTGCGTGCCTCGGCGCCGGCCGCGAAACCGACCGGACCTGCCGGCAGCGAGAACAGCTCGCCGCTGATGTTGGCGCTGAAGCCCTTCTGGTCATTGCCGCCGGTGTCGCGCGTGGTCGCCATGATGTAGCGCAGCACCTCGGGCGTCACGCTGCCATAGCCGAGGTAGTTGCCGCAGGGGATGGCGGCGCCGGGCGCCGTGCTGCACTTCGTGCGATCCAGCGTCAGGTCCACGCGGTCGAGGTTGGCCACATTGGTCGTGCCGTCCATGCCGGTGTTGCGTCCCCAGTTCAGCGCGGCAGACCAGTCCCAGTTGTTGCCGAGGCTGCCCTTGACGCCAGCGACGACCCGGAAGATGTTGGACTCTTGCGAGAAGGTACGGGTGCCGCCTTCCGCAAGACGGCGACGCTCCAGGACCAGGCTTTGACCCGTCGGATTGGTCGGATGATTGGCTGCGATATTGATCGTGCGGTAGACGCCGAGCGAGCCCGGCGTGGCGAGCTGGTTCGATTCGCGGTGCGAGAACAGCATCTCGGTGAAGAGCTGCGCGTCCTCAGTCAGGTTCAGCGTGCCAAAAGCGCTCATGCCCAGGCGCTTGATCGGATTGACCGCATTCAGCGCCGGGTTGCTGTTGTAGTTGTGCTTGGTCGCCGAGTAGGTTTCGTAGGAACTCGGGTTGCCGCCGGGCGTTTGATTGAAGTTGATGCGCTGGCCATCGGCCAGGCGGGCGCGACCGCCAATGGTGGCTGAACTGCCCACGCATTCCAGCTTGCCATTCACTTCCCCGAGGCCGCAGGGCGCGCGGCTGGCCATGTTGATTTCACCGCTCTCGGAATAGTTGATGCCGGCGACCAGCGAACCGCCGCTGGCTTGCAGGCCCCAGGACAGGTCCGCGGCCTTCTCGTCGCCATCACCGCGCGAGGTCTTGCCATAGCGCACCGAGGCTTCACCGCCCTTGAGGCCGGTCTTGGTGATGATGTTGACCACGCCGGCGACAGCGTCGGCGCCATAGATGGCAGACGCGCCGTCCTTCAGCACTTCGACACGCTCGATCATCGCGACCGGAATCATGTTCAGGTCGACCGAGCTGTTGGCGCCGGTGCCGCCATTGACAACGCGGCGACCGTTCAGCAGGACCAGCGTGCGGTTGATGCCCAGGCCACGCAGGTTGACCTGAGTCGTGCCGTAGCCGTTGCCGGTCCAGTAAGCATTGGTCTGATTGCCGGCGCCACCGGCCGAGGCGGGCAGTCGCTGCAGCAATACTTCAGCGGAGATGGCGCCGGTGCGCTGGATCGCTTCGGCATCAATGACGGTGACTGGGCCGACGCCCGAGATCTGGGCCTGCTTCAGGTTGATACGGCTGCCGGTGATCTGGACCTTCTCGAGGGACGAGGTCTGTGCGGCGCCGGCTTCAGTGGCTGCCTGCTGCGCGATGGCGCTGTTGACGAGGAGCAGGACTGCCGCGGCGACGGCCGTTTGCGAGAGTTTTGTAGTCATCATGTACATCCGTTTGGGTGCCGCGCGCTGCCGATGAAGGGGGCAAAAACACGAGCTCAAAGCACCTTCGAACCAATCGTTCGTTGGCGAGCACATGAAGATGGACAGGGGGTCTTGCCAAGGGCTGGTGCAGCGGCCCCGCCCTGTCTATCGAAGCATGCGACTCAGCCAATCCCAAGTCGGTGCGACGGGCAAGCACGATCGTGCACGCCGCCTACCGACGGTACGCTGAGTCAGCTGGTTCGAGGGGGGCGTTCCTGCCCGGAGAGCAAAAACTCAGCTCGGGGTCCACCAGGCTCCGGCAGGGCCGACATGGCGAACGGGCGGGCGTAGGTGCCGAGGTCGATCGAGGCGACCATCGACGCGCAGGAGCCGCAGCCAGCGCAATGGCTGCAGGGCGTCAAGTCGCAGCAGTGTTCAGCCTGCGGATCAGCTGCACCGGCCTTCTTAGTGGCCGTCTTGACCTTCGCGACTCGGACATGCGATCCCGAGATTGCAGCATGCTTGGAGGCGCTCGGCACCTGCACGACCTGGCCCCGGGCCTGGGCCTTGGCTATCGCCGCAGGTGGACAAATCATTGACGTGGCAATGGAAGCTGTCGCCGGCACGAGCACGGCGAGCAGAACCAACAGCCAAAAGCCAACGAGTTTCATGCGAACTGACAGCAACAGATGTTGCATTGCATCAAGAGTCACTCGGAAAAGCTAGCTAGGGAGTACCCCGGTACAGATCCGCCAGTACGAGTCGCCAGGCCAGCTTCAAAGCGTGACGACTGGCATCGACCGCCGGTGGCGCCGGAGGCTTCCTGCAGCATCGAAGGGCTCTGACCATCGCTAAGATTGCTCGCTTGCCGCTGTGCCTCCCGACAACCCCTCAATCAATCTTGATGCCACAGCCAATCCGACGATGGGCAGTGAAGGCCTTGTCACGCTTACTGCCTTGGCGGTTCTTGCTTGTGATGACCGGGACAGTATTCCTTGCCGACTCGGTACTGGCCAAGGATCGCGTGACGTGGCTGGCGGTTGATACGGTCGATCAGCACCAGAGTGGGTCACGCCCTTCGGTGCCACCCCATCCCGGTCCGGGTGAGCAAGCTCGGATCTGGCTAGAAGCTCATCTCCCTGACTTCGACCATGGGCATGACAGGGCCAGCGTTGCGCGCATAGAGCGGCAGATCGAAGGTACGGGCGCGACCTACTGTTACGCCAATGCACTTCGAACGCCAGCACGTGAAAGCTATGGCCTATTCAGCGACGCGGTGCTGCATCGCCTTCCTCCTCGCCTCATCCTGCGCAAGGATCGACTCGGCCTGCTGGCGCCCCACTTGAACTCGGCGAAGCAGGTCGTGGTCTCAACCCTGGTCAATGACGCAAAGCTGCGAGGTGCCGTAACCCTTCAGCGCAATTACGGCACTGGTATCGACAATATCTTGGCCGGTACCAAAGGGCTGGAGCGCGTCAGTGCCTACAGCACGCCCAGCCGAATGCTGAGCGCAGGGCGGGTCGACTGGATCATCGCCGAACCCGTTGAACATGCGCGAGCCTTGCAAGCGGAACCCGGCACTCAGCGCATCAGCACTCGCAGTTTCGAGATCGCAGGGCAGGTGATGCCAGTTGTCAGCTATGTGATGTGCAATCGGACGCCAACGGCGCGCAAGCTGATCGCCCAGCTGAATAGCATCATGGCTGGAATCCCGGAACGGCCGTGGGAGCGGCCCTACCTCGAGCAGTTGGATGCGCATGAGCGCGCCGATTTGGCTCGAATGACGATGCCGAAATCACAATGAAGCGACTCGGCTGGGCGGCGGGGTGAAGACGACTTGTACCGACGACTGCATTTGATGAGAGCTGCAGTTGCCAACAAGGTGGCGAGGGTCTGCAATCGCTGCGGAACGGACGTTTGCCGCGTCATGATTATGTTGCCGAACTTGATGTGCGCAACCACCGAAATACGCAGACTGGTAGTTGGATGATCAGCAAGGCCGCGAGTGCGCTGAGCTACTGCTTGCCGCCCCGCCTGAGACGCCGCTCAGTTCCTGACTCGTGCTTGAGCGCACGATCGACCCGCTTCGCGAACGCCTGAAAACTCAGCCCCAACGCGTCAGTCCAGTTTCGCAATTCGATGACATCCAGGCGACGCACGCCAAGCTCGCATTTGGATACATACGACTGATCCTCACCCAAGGTCTCAGCCAACTGGCGCTGCGTCAAACCGCACTCAGAACGAGCTTCACGCAGGAGTTCAAGCAACTTGGAATATTGAGCATTGTGTAGCGGCTTCGGCATTGACCAATCCCTTGACAGGATGTCGAGCGTCAATGCGAGAATCGAATATGCGAAAATCGCTTCGCAATGTCCCAAACTAAACAAGACTGATCAGATGGCTCATAGGCGTGGTCGTTATTTAGGCGTTGCGCTGAACGGCGACGTCGCTACTACTTCCGCCCGCCTTGAGGCGATGGGGCTGACAGATCGCCGTGCCTTAGAGATTGCCAGCGCCGCGACGCAATACGCAAAAGAAGAGGCGGATCAGTTAGCGCGATACATGACTCCCCAGGATCTTTGGCCCGGCCATGTCTGCCTAAGGCGGCACATAGTGCAGCCCCGCGATGAGACATGGTTGGTGTTGCGATATGACGTCGCCAGCAATTGGGTTCTCGACGCTGTGTTCGTAGCCTGAAGGATTCCAGTTCTGCGGATTTGCTGCCGTCCTCCCAGCTCATCTTCTCCGCGGCAATTTACAAGACCACCAGCCTTCTTGCTGGTATCGCTGATGATTCTTTACTTGGACTTTGATGGTCCGCTGCATCCCGACGCTGTCTACATCACTGCATCTGGCCAGGTTGAACTGCGCGCACCTGGCCATCGATTGTTCGAATCGATGCACTTGCTTGAAGCGGTCTTGGAGCCTCACCCTTCAGTTCGAGTCGTTCTCTCGACGTCGTGGGTGTTCATGAAGAGCTTCTCGTTTGCACGTCGGCAGCTGTCACCCTCGTTTCAAAGCCGAGTGGTCGGCGCCACCTTCCATAGTCGCGAGGATCGAGATAGCTTTTCACGGATGACCCGCTGGCAGCAGATCGCACGCGACGTTGCGAGACGACGGCCACATACTTGGATCGCGCTGGACGACGACGATTTTGAATGGCCGGATGAGCAGCGACATCACTTGGTCAAGGCCGATGAATGGCTCGGCTTACAGGACGCAAACTGTCGCCTTCGACTGGCCGAAGCCCTCGCGTCAGGCAGTAGTGCCGTGAAAGCTTCGGGCGAGGGTGCACCAAGCGATGGTGGCCTTCAATTGCTCAAAGATGTTCAACGCAAGGACGCTGAAGACGTGGCTGCCGGGCGCCGACAGGCACGTAGCCTATGGGTGGTTCAGCCGGGCGATCTTGAAGGCTATACCTTCACATCAAACCCAAACTCCGAGTTTGACAAGCCTGGTAACGGATGGTGAGGGGCGGTCGCCAGATGGTGCAATGTTCCGAATCCCACCTGCCCAAGGGGGAGTGAAACAGCCTATGAGCGCTGGTCTCAACTGCGCGACGATGGGCAACGTGATCGACTTGGTCATCAACGTCAGGCACTCCATTGGCAAATTTCGCCTGCCAGTCGGAACGACCGAAGACGTGGCGCGAGAGGTGCGTCACTGGTGCGGGCAAACCAGGCTGCTGGAGCTTTGGTCAAGTTCTAGACGCAGCGCAGCGCTGACGCTCTACACGACGGCAGCGCTGATTGCGGAGCACGCCATCGAAGTCGCTGGATCTGAACGCGCCCGGGCTCCCGAGGACTTGAATCGAGTGTTGGACGCAGTCAGGAATTCCAGCGTGGACCACCCGCCCGACGGGGATCAGGGGCTACATCAATCGATCGAAGAGGACGCGATGACCGACAACATTCAGGCTCTGCCAGGAATCAAGATCGTCATCGACGGCGTTGCCCTTGGAGACTAGCAAATCGATGGGACCGCTCCTTGCATATGCCCACTGACTTAATCGCACTTGACGCGGATGGCGTGCTGCATGACTACAGCGCTGCCTATGCCGACGCCTGGGAGCGAGCGTTTTGCCTGCGCCCTGAACTTTGCAATCCAGCAGCCTATTGGCCCATGGACCGATGGAGTGTGCCGTGCTTAGAGGGTATCGAACTTGAGCGGCTGCGAAGCAGTTTCGATGAGACGTTCTGGAGCACAGTTCCGCCGAGCGCCGGCGCGCTCGATGCTTGTCATGAACTTGTCGACCAAGGCTACGAGCTGATTTGCGTGACCGCATTGGCTACAAGGTTCCGCGAGGCCAGAGTCACCAACCTGCGCGAGCTTGGTTTTCCCCTGAGCGATGTTCTCGTCGTGGAAGATCGGGGCCACGATCAAAGCCCGAAGGCAGAGATCATCAGAGCCCTCAATCCGGTGGTTTTTGTCGATGACTTTCTGCCGTATCACCGAGGTATACCAGGCCATGTTCACAAGGCGCTGATTGTTCGGGATCCGGATGGGCCGCCCAATGTCGGGCTGGAGCTGTCGATCGTCGACTCGCAACACAAAGATCTGCGCGCGTTCTCGCGAGCATGGTCAATTCAACGATTCACAGGAGGCGAGAAGCAATGAAGCTGCTCGTTCTTTCTGACCTGCACAGGGAACATGCTGAGTTCTCTCTGCCGCCCGAGCTGCAGTACGACGCAGTGATCCTGGCAGGGGACATCCACTCGCCTGGCCGGCGTGTGGTCGCCTGGGCTCGGAGCGAAGCCCTGTTCGGCCATGAGGTGCCGATCATCGTCGTGCCTGGCAATCATGAGTTCTATGGGTGTACGCAGCCTCTGGAGTTGGCGGCAATGCGCGAGGCCGCTTCCGGAACCAATGTGAGCATCCTGGCTCGCGATGAAGTGCTTATCGCCGAGCATCAGGTACGCATCCTTGGCGCCACGCTTTGGACGGACTTCAGGTTACCAATCGAGATGCCGAACGGTGAATCTAGGCGCGATGTGAGGCTGGCATTGCATGAGGCCAACAACCGGCTGAACGACTTTCAGATGATCGATGTGCCTTATGTCGATACCTCTCGACTTCTTAGCAGCCCGCGAACGCGCAAGCGGCGGGCGACGGCTGAGGACACGCTGGCCTGGCATTGGACTGACCGCGATTGGCTCGAAGCGAAGCTGACAGAGCCCTTTGATGGGAAGACAGTGGTCGTCACACACCACGCGCCGACGCCACTGTCTGTGGCGGCGCGATATAGAAACGACTGGCTCACTCCAGCCTTCGTGAGCGATTTGCCCAAGTCCTTCTTCGACGTGCCATCCCTGTGGGTACACGGGCACACGCACACGGCGTTCGACTACGCGATCGGAGCATGCCGCGTGGTGTCCAACCCAAGAGGTTATCGGCTGAAGGACAGCAGCTTTGAGAATCCGGCTTTCAACCCCGGATTCGTGATTGAGGTGTAGCTCACATGAGCGTACCGGCGCACCTGCTCTTTCTGGATTTCGATGGCGTGCTGCACCCTCATGACGCGCACTTTGCCGTCGCGGACGTCAAGGTACCAATTGCCGACTTGCTGGCAGCTGGCCTGTTCGTTCATCGCCAGTTGCTCGACGATTTGTTGCGACCACACCCCAGCCTTGGCCTCGTGGTCCACAGCACCTGGCGAAAGACTCACGACCTCCGTGAGCTGCGCACCTTGCTCGGCCCCCTTGGGAGCCGCCTAGTGGGATCAACAGCTGCGGCGATGGAGCGCGAAGCGTCTATTCTTGACTTCATGCGCAGGCGTGGCGTCCGCGCCGAGCAGGTGCTGGTTCTCGACGACGCCCCAAGTGAATTTTCAGCACTTCGGTCGCGAGTCGTGGCGTGCAGTCCGGCACGCGGACTCAGCGAGGCCGGTGTTCAGTCCTTGCTGCAGTCAGCATTGGGGGCCTTGTGCAGACAGGGCTAGTCCGCTGCTTCGACCAATGGCGCATTCCTCGATCCAGCATTGCCCAAACATGACCACCTACTCATTCCGCGATTTCAATGTCGACCTACCGAACAATCGATAAAGCGGCTATCGAAGATGCCGTTCAGCTGGCTGGTGAGCTGGTCCGAACCGGAACTAAATGGCTGGACAGCGCAACCGTTGAAGTACACGCACGCCATGCGATGGCGGACTCAATCACTGACTTATGCGATCCCAACCTATTGGCCCACCAATGGGCTAGGGAGGGTAGGATTTTTGGCATTCTGGGAGGTGGGTCCATCCTTTTCCCGGCCTATGCATTCGATGCTAGTGGTGAGCCGGTGCCCGCACTTAAGGCCATCCTGACCGTTCTACGCGGTATGAGCGCGTTTTCAATTGCCGCTTGGTTCGAGTCACCTTCTTCGACTCTCGGAGGGATGAGGCCTCGAGAACTGCTTAACCGGGACGGCGATAAGGTTCTTGCAGCAGCAAGTGCGCTTCGAGAAGGTCCGCAACACGGTTAGAGGCTACGTCGGTTAGCAACCCCA
Proteins encoded in this region:
- a CDS encoding HAD domain-containing protein — translated: MLVSLMILYLDFDGPLHPDAVYITASGQVELRAPGHRLFESMHLLEAVLEPHPSVRVVLSTSWVFMKSFSFARRQLSPSFQSRVVGATFHSREDRDSFSRMTRWQQIARDVARRRPHTWIALDDDDFEWPDEQRHHLVKADEWLGLQDANCRLRLAEALASGSSAVKASGEGAPSDGGLQLLKDVQRKDAEDVAAGRRQARSLWVVQPGDLEGYTFTSNPNSEFDKPGNGW
- a CDS encoding HAD family hydrolase produces the protein MPTDLIALDADGVLHDYSAAYADAWERAFCLRPELCNPAAYWPMDRWSVPCLEGIELERLRSSFDETFWSTVPPSAGALDACHELVDQGYELICVTALATRFREARVTNLRELGFPLSDVLVVEDRGHDQSPKAEIIRALNPVVFVDDFLPYHRGIPGHVHKALIVRDPDGPPNVGLELSIVDSQHKDLRAFSRAWSIQRFTGGEKQ
- a CDS encoding PepSY domain-containing protein; protein product: MNLPFWVRRAHKWIGLVIGVQALLWMLSGVYMTVISLDVIHGDHLAHVFDAPLNRSGERLDIDQLAKLRPGFESFKLKNFLGKEVYELRADGKASLVDARTGELLNPLPREQIVARAKDIYQGEAEIREVTWITKAPQEVAKRPVPMWAVRFNDRANSTLYFSPDTGDLLARRHDLWRWFDFLWMFHIMDYDTRDDVNNGLLRVAAGVGLLFALSGAWLVFYSFRRRAQA
- a CDS encoding helix-turn-helix transcriptional regulator; its protein translation is MPKPLHNAQYSKLLELLREARSECGLTQRQLAETLGEDQSYVSKCELGVRRLDVIELRNWTDALGLSFQAFAKRVDRALKHESGTERRLRRGGKQ
- a CDS encoding metallophosphoesterase, whose amino-acid sequence is MKLLVLSDLHREHAEFSLPPELQYDAVILAGDIHSPGRRVVAWARSEALFGHEVPIIVVPGNHEFYGCTQPLELAAMREAASGTNVSILARDEVLIAEHQVRILGATLWTDFRLPIEMPNGESRRDVRLALHEANNRLNDFQMIDVPYVDTSRLLSSPRTRKRRATAEDTLAWHWTDRDWLEAKLTEPFDGKTVVVTHHAPTPLSVAARYRNDWLTPAFVSDLPKSFFDVPSLWVHGHTHTAFDYAIGACRVVSNPRGYRLKDSSFENPAFNPGFVIEV
- a CDS encoding TonB-dependent receptor, whose amino-acid sequence is MTTKLSQTAVAAAVLLLVNSAIAQQAATEAGAAQTSSLEKVQITGSRINLKQAQISGVGPVTVIDAEAIQRTGAISAEVLLQRLPASAGGAGNQTNAYWTGNGYGTTQVNLRGLGINRTLVLLNGRRVVNGGTGANSSVDLNMIPVAMIERVEVLKDGASAIYGADAVAGVVNIITKTGLKGGEASVRYGKTSRGDGDEKAADLSWGLQASGGSLVAGINYSESGEINMASRAPCGLGEVNGKLECVGSSATIGGRARLADGQRINFNQTPGGNPSSYETYSATKHNYNSNPALNAVNPIKRLGMSAFGTLNLTEDAQLFTEMLFSHRESNQLATPGSLGVYRTINIAANHPTNPTGQSLVLERRRLAEGGTRTFSQESNIFRVVAGVKGSLGNNWDWSAALNWGRNTGMDGTTNVANLDRVDLTLDRTKCSTAPGAAIPCGNYLGYGSVTPEVLRYIMATTRDTGGNDQKGFSANISGELFSLPAGPVGFAAGAEARKESGWRNPDNLTVLGVANTNKADPIAGSYDAREVYAELAIPLLKKLPFVESLQFNTAARYSDYSMFGSKSTYKAGLDWQVVPSLKLRGNVSSAFRVPNIPELYGGVSEGNLTTTDPCSNWSTLPTTSIVSQNCKAASVPAGFKQLGNTILTTVGGNPKLEPEDAKTITAGAVWSPAKTLTLTLDYYSIKITNAIQSVAGSTKLATCYNTPGLAHIFCNPSSFTRNKTTGEIDFLSSQPVNAADEKISGIDVGALYEFNLAGFTTTLNAELSHLKNYQVRPFPGAAAIDYTGKITGGRGSYTQWRSLSSLTLAKGPWSGSYTLQYIGSADDINAAATDIGAKAPTVTYHSAQVKYAYSKQLDFAFGIDNLFDKKAPFIKSNTDANTDTMTYDLQGRRWHVRAGYRW
- a CDS encoding HAD domain-containing protein, producing the protein MSVPAHLLFLDFDGVLHPHDAHFAVADVKVPIADLLAAGLFVHRQLLDDLLRPHPSLGLVVHSTWRKTHDLRELRTLLGPLGSRLVGSTAAAMEREASILDFMRRRGVRAEQVLVLDDAPSEFSALRSRVVACSPARGLSEAGVQSLLQSALGALCRQG